Proteins found in one Triticum urartu cultivar G1812 chromosome 4, Tu2.1, whole genome shotgun sequence genomic segment:
- the LOC125554725 gene encoding uncharacterized protein LOC125554725 — MIFLCLSVTATLPPPEPDGEEMGSMSCGRADTMSLYSRQKHTARTATTPNDTSTACTSSPIFAKKCLRFSIFNPRSFLSGKTFGPARPARVPLPYAATTSARRAPDPKLLLPCASYPAFLANHPATGATASDSQVTPPLPCLLSLSSPFLSFSPGDQRQCLVLELTLEVRTPPRDLHWTDPAAPSRICVPSTSSTRSGAAQPAMTSTMVPAEILFSVDAPSSHEDLDAWLADNLPQILQEVQVNLGLPKYRSVLRAAAGLDAAIKTMARLGEHQASTYVKRPRLGLLLWVDN; from the exons ATGATATTTCTCTGCCTCAGCGTCACCGCCACCTTACCACCACCGGAGCCAGATGGGGAGGAGATGGGCAGCATGTCCTGTGGGCGTGCGGACACGATGAGCTTGTACAGCCGCCAGAAGCACACCGCGAGGACGGCCACTACGCCGAACGACACGAGCACCGC TTGTACGTCGTCACCAATTTTTGCAAAAAAGTGCCTACGGTTTTCGATATTCAACCCGCGCTCCTTTTTAAGTGGAAAAACATTTGGTCCGGCCCGCCCAGCCCGAGTGCCGCTCCCATATGCCGCCACCACCAGCGCCCGCAGAGCGCCCGACCCCAAGCTCCTCCTCCCGTGCGCCTCCTACCCGGCCTTTCTCGCGAATCATCCGGCGACCGGCGCCACCGCTAGCGACTCCCAGGTCACGCCGCCGCTCCCCTgccttctctctctctcatctCCTTTTCTATCCTTCTCTCCAGGAGATCAGCGCCAATGCCTAGTCCTCGAGCTCACCTTGGAGGTTCGAACGCCGCCACGGGACCTCCACTGGACAGATCCGGCAGCTCCCTCCCGGATCTGCGTGCCCTCCACCTCCTCTACCCGATCCGGCGCCGCCCAACCCGCCATGACCTCCACCATGGTGCCCGCCGAGATCCTGTTCTCCGTCGACGCACCGTCGTCGCATGAGGACTTGGATGCCTGGCTCGCTGACAACCTCCCCCAAATCCTACAGGAGGTTCAG GTGAATTTGGGCTTGCCGAAATATAGGAGTGTGCTACGTGCCGCAGCAGGTTTGGATGCGGCAATAAAGACCATGGCTCGGCTTGGGGAGCATCAAGCATCGACTTATGTGAAGAGGCCAAG GTTGGGACTTTTGCTCTGGGTAGACAATTAA